From Rutidosis leptorrhynchoides isolate AG116_Rl617_1_P2 chromosome 3, CSIRO_AGI_Rlap_v1, whole genome shotgun sequence, a single genomic window includes:
- the LOC139899969 gene encoding secreted RxLR effector protein 161-like has protein sequence MGPGLKLMKDDGSTCVDATEYRKTIGCLQYLTHTRPDLAYSVGYVSRYMQTPKITHLQAVKQILMYLKGTVDLGIHYRRNGSINLLGFSDNSFSMDPDDGKGTTGLVFYFDDGPIAWNSQK, from the coding sequence ATGGGACCAGGTCTGAAGTTGATGAAAGATGATGGCAGCACATGTGTTGATGCAACTGAATACCGAAAAACAATTGGTTGCCTTCAGTATTTAACTCATACAAGGCCGGATCTTGCATACTCGGTGGGATATGTAAGTAGGTATATGCAAACTCCTAAAATTACTCATCTTCAAGCTGTTAAGCAAATTCTCATGTACTTGAAAGGTACAGTAGACCTGGGTATTCACTATCGAAGGAATGGTAGCATTAACCTACTTGGATTTAGCGACAACAGCTTCTCGATGGACCCAGATGATGGAAAGGGTACTACTGGATTAGTTTTCTACTTTGATGATGGACCTATTGCTTGGAATTCACAAAAATAA